The following proteins are co-located in the Pseudomonas sp. ATCC 13867 genome:
- a CDS encoding EVE domain-containing protein has translation MARAYWLMKSEPDELSIHDLQRLKTARWDGVRNYQARNFMRGMQPGDLFFFYHSSCPEPGIAGIATIEGEPYPDPTALDPQSPYHDPKASAEKNPWTARDVGFVEAFTAVLPLATLRVQAGLEEMPLVQRGSRLSVMPVTEAQWQIVLTLVRR, from the coding sequence ATGGCACGCGCTTACTGGCTGATGAAATCCGAGCCCGACGAACTCTCGATCCACGACCTGCAACGCCTGAAAACGGCGCGCTGGGACGGCGTGCGCAACTACCAGGCGCGCAACTTCATGCGCGGCATGCAGCCGGGCGACCTGTTCTTCTTCTACCACTCCAGCTGCCCCGAACCGGGCATCGCCGGGATCGCGACGATCGAGGGCGAGCCCTACCCCGACCCCACCGCGCTCGATCCGCAGAGCCCCTACCACGACCCCAAGGCCAGCGCGGAGAAGAATCCCTGGACCGCCCGCGACGTCGGCTTCGTCGAAGCCTTCACCGCAGTGCTGCCACTGGCCACCCTCAGGGTCCAGGCGGGGCTGGAAGAAATGCCGCTGGTACAGCGCGGCAGTCGCCTGTCGGTCATGCCGGTAACCGAGGCGCAATGGCAGATCGTGCTGACTCTGGTTCGGCGATAG
- a CDS encoding 5-formyltetrahydrofolate cyclo-ligase has translation MIHSDGLSRPALRRQLREARRALTPLQQRLAAQALYRRMAQHPLFRRARHIALYLPADGEIDPRPLMKAAQRRGKATYLPVLSDWPRTHMTFQRVGLGERWTRNRFGIAEPARDRSRQRPAWALDLLLLPLVGFDPQGGRLGMGKGFYDRTLAYLGMRKNWHTPTLLGLAHECQKVDRLELASWDVPLMGTVTDGGWYGRLAQASRSLRHPAK, from the coding sequence ATGATCCATAGCGACGGTCTTTCCCGTCCGGCCCTGCGCCGTCAGTTGCGCGAGGCCCGACGCGCCCTCACCCCACTCCAGCAACGCCTCGCGGCCCAGGCCCTGTATCGCCGGATGGCGCAGCACCCGCTGTTTCGCCGCGCGCGGCACATCGCCCTGTACCTGCCGGCCGACGGCGAAATCGACCCACGACCGCTGATGAAGGCGGCGCAGAGACGCGGCAAGGCCACCTACCTGCCGGTGCTGTCGGACTGGCCCAGGACCCACATGACCTTCCAGCGCGTCGGCCTTGGCGAACGCTGGACACGCAACCGTTTCGGCATCGCCGAGCCCGCACGCGACCGCAGCCGGCAACGCCCGGCCTGGGCCCTGGACCTGCTGCTGCTGCCACTGGTGGGATTCGATCCGCAAGGTGGACGCCTGGGGATGGGCAAGGGCTTCTACGACCGCACCCTGGCCTACCTGGGCATGCGCAAAAATTGGCACACACCGACGCTATTGGGTCTGGCGCACGAATGTCAGAAAGTCGATCGACTGGAACTGGCCAGTTGGGACGTACCGCTGATGGGTACGGTGACGGACGGCGGCTGGTATGGCCGACTCGCGCAGGCGTCGCGATCCTTGCGACACCCGGCGAAATGA
- a CDS encoding cell division protein ZapA — MSQSNTLNVQILDKEYCITCPPEERVNLESAARYLDSKMREIRSSGKVIGADRVAVMAALNITHDLLHKQERLDHDASSTRERVRELLERVDRALTTDTLTTDQE; from the coding sequence ATGAGCCAGTCGAATACCCTCAATGTTCAAATCCTCGACAAGGAGTACTGCATCACCTGCCCTCCCGAGGAACGCGTCAACCTGGAAAGCGCCGCGCGCTATCTCGACAGCAAGATGCGCGAGATACGCTCCAGCGGCAAAGTGATCGGCGCCGACCGCGTGGCGGTGATGGCCGCGCTGAACATCACCCACGATCTGCTGCACAAGCAGGAACGCCTCGACCACGACGCCAGCTCCACCCGCGAGCGCGTGCGCGAACTGCTCGAGCGCGTGGACCGGGCCCTCACCACCGATACCCTTACCACCGATCAAGAATAG
- a CDS encoding TIGR02449 family protein: MEDADLHTLIAKFDQLLQRLEQLKAENRLLRANEKSWREERAHLIEKNELARQKVEAMILRLKALEQDS, encoded by the coding sequence ATGGAAGACGCCGACCTGCACACGCTGATCGCCAAGTTCGACCAGTTGCTCCAGCGCCTGGAACAGCTCAAGGCCGAAAACCGGCTGCTGCGGGCGAACGAAAAGAGTTGGCGGGAAGAGCGCGCCCATCTGATCGAGAAGAACGAATTGGCGCGGCAGAAGGTCGAAGCGATGATTTTGCGACTCAAAGCCTTGGAGCAGGACTCATGA
- a CDS encoding UPF0149 family protein, which produces MSTSSSAYNAFAALLAEAALPISPAELHGHLLGRVCAGSGFDQAEWLQAASELLGGEPGERLGAALGGLLGMVQQDFGAGEMAVVLMLPNDDAPLAERAAALGQWCQGFLAGFGLALRSPSLSDEADEVLQDIAAIAQVQGALEDSEDGEADYMEVQEYLRVAPLLLFSEFGKVPAPAEKPSLH; this is translated from the coding sequence ATGTCCACGTCAAGTTCCGCCTATAACGCCTTCGCCGCCCTGCTCGCCGAGGCCGCCCTGCCGATTTCCCCCGCCGAACTGCACGGCCACCTGCTGGGCCGCGTCTGCGCGGGCAGCGGCTTCGACCAGGCGGAGTGGCTGCAGGCCGCCAGCGAGTTGCTCGGCGGTGAGCCGGGCGAGCGCCTGGGCGCAGCCCTGGGCGGGCTGCTGGGCATGGTCCAGCAGGACTTCGGCGCCGGCGAGATGGCCGTGGTGCTGATGCTGCCCAACGACGACGCCCCGCTGGCCGAGCGCGCCGCCGCCCTGGGCCAGTGGTGCCAGGGCTTCCTCGCCGGCTTCGGCCTGGCGCTGCGTTCCCCCAGCCTGTCGGATGAAGCCGACGAAGTACTGCAGGACATCGCCGCCATCGCCCAGGTCCAGGGCGCGCTGGAAGATTCCGAAGACGGCGAGGCCGACTATATGGAAGTGCAGGAATACCTGCGCGTCGCCCCGCTGCTGCTGTTCTCCGAATTCGGCAAGGTGCCGGCACCGGCCGAGAAACCCTCCCTGCATTGA
- the pepP gene encoding Xaa-Pro aminopeptidase, producing MIRIAKLEYARRRKALMEQMEPNSIAILPAAPMYIRNRDVEHVYRQDSDFQYLTGFPEPEAVMALIPGREHGEYVLFCRERDPERELWDGLRAGQDGAIKNFGADDAFPIGDIDDILPGLIEGRDRVYYALGANQEFDRRLMDWINVIRSKARQGAQPPNEFVALDHLLHDLRLYKSAGEVKVMRYAAEVSSGAHVRAMQVCRPGLNEYHLEAELEYAFRKGGAKMPAYGSIVATGRNACILHYRENDATIKDGDLILIDAGCEIDCYASDITRTFPANGTFSPEQKAIYELVLEANVAAFDYIAPGRHWNEAHEATVRVITAGLVKLGLLSGDVDELIESEAYKAFYMHRAGHWLGMDVHDVGEYKVGGEWRVLEVGMSMTVEPGIYIAPDNTDVPKKWRGIGVRIEDDVVVTRTGCEILTNGVPKTVAEIEALMAEAKAQAA from the coding sequence ATGATCCGTATCGCCAAGTTGGAATACGCCCGTCGCCGCAAGGCGCTGATGGAGCAGATGGAACCCAACAGCATCGCCATTCTCCCGGCGGCGCCGATGTACATCCGCAACCGCGACGTCGAGCACGTCTACCGCCAGGACAGCGATTTCCAGTACCTCACCGGCTTCCCCGAGCCGGAAGCGGTGATGGCGCTGATCCCCGGCCGCGAGCACGGCGAGTACGTGCTGTTCTGCCGCGAGCGCGATCCGGAGCGTGAGCTCTGGGACGGCCTGCGCGCCGGCCAGGACGGCGCGATCAAGAACTTCGGCGCCGACGACGCCTTCCCCATCGGCGATATCGACGACATCCTGCCCGGCCTGATCGAAGGTCGCGACCGCGTCTATTACGCGCTGGGCGCCAACCAGGAGTTCGACCGCCGGCTGATGGACTGGATCAACGTGATCCGCTCCAAGGCCCGTCAGGGCGCGCAGCCGCCGAACGAGTTCGTCGCTCTCGACCACCTGCTGCACGACCTGCGCCTGTACAAGAGCGCGGGCGAGGTGAAGGTGATGCGCTACGCCGCCGAGGTCTCCTCCGGCGCCCACGTGCGCGCCATGCAGGTGTGCCGTCCGGGGCTGAACGAATACCACCTGGAAGCCGAGCTCGAGTACGCCTTCCGCAAGGGCGGGGCGAAGATGCCGGCCTACGGCTCCATCGTCGCCACCGGCCGCAACGCCTGCATCCTGCACTACCGGGAGAATGACGCGACGATCAAGGACGGCGACCTGATCCTGATCGACGCCGGCTGCGAGATCGACTGCTACGCCAGCGACATCACTCGCACCTTCCCGGCCAATGGCACCTTCAGCCCCGAGCAGAAGGCCATCTACGAGCTGGTGCTGGAGGCCAACGTCGCCGCCTTCGACTACATCGCCCCCGGCCGTCACTGGAACGAGGCCCACGAGGCCACCGTGCGGGTCATCACCGCCGGTCTGGTGAAGCTCGGGCTGCTCAGCGGCGACGTCGACGAACTGATCGAAAGCGAAGCCTACAAGGCGTTCTACATGCACCGTGCCGGCCACTGGCTGGGCATGGACGTGCACGACGTCGGCGAATACAAGGTCGGCGGCGAATGGCGCGTGCTCGAAGTCGGTATGTCGATGACCGTCGAGCCGGGCATCTACATCGCCCCGGACAACACCGACGTGCCGAAGAAGTGGCGCGGCATCGGCGTGCGCATCGAGGACGACGTGGTGGTGACCAGGACCGGCTGCGAAATCCTCACCAACGGCGTGCCCAAGACCGTTGCCGAGATCGAAGCGCTGATGGCCGAGGCCAAGGCTCAGGCCGCCTGA
- the ubiH gene encoding 2-octaprenyl-6-methoxyphenyl hydroxylase — MQRPQLAIIGGGLVGASLALILQAGARERGWRIVLVEPFAPGDAYQPSYDARSTALSFGSRQIYERLGLWQQISLRAEAITQIHVSDRGRFGSARLTAVEEGVPALGYVVENAWLGRCLWHALDPEVVSWRCPAEVRRMDALGDGYRLTLDDDSLLDCDLAVLADGGRSGLREQLGIGVRASSYGQTALIANVSPSEAHRGQAFERFTENGPLALLPLPENRCALVWTRNGRDAERLRELSDAAFLAELQEAFGYRLGAFRQVGARYGYPLSLIEAEEQIRPHLVVLGNAAHSLHPIAGQGFNLSLRDAQALGDQLLQDEAMPGDFAVLQRYLDGQRLDQQMTVGFSDRVTRLFSNAQPLLASGRNLGLLGLDLLPPAKRWFARQAMGLGARPV; from the coding sequence ATGCAACGTCCGCAACTGGCCATCATCGGTGGCGGCCTCGTCGGCGCGAGCCTGGCGTTGATCCTCCAGGCCGGTGCTCGCGAGCGCGGCTGGCGGATCGTGCTGGTCGAGCCGTTCGCCCCCGGCGATGCCTACCAGCCCAGCTACGACGCGCGCTCCACGGCGCTGTCCTTCGGCAGCCGGCAGATCTACGAGCGCCTGGGGCTCTGGCAGCAGATATCCCTGCGCGCCGAAGCGATCACCCAGATCCACGTGTCCGACCGTGGCCGCTTCGGCTCCGCGCGCCTGACGGCGGTGGAAGAGGGCGTTCCGGCTCTCGGCTACGTGGTGGAGAACGCCTGGCTCGGCCGGTGCCTGTGGCACGCACTGGACCCGGAAGTGGTGAGCTGGCGCTGCCCGGCCGAGGTGCGCCGGATGGACGCACTGGGCGACGGCTACCGCCTGACCCTGGACGACGATTCGCTTTTGGACTGCGACCTCGCCGTGCTGGCCGACGGCGGCCGCTCCGGCCTGCGCGAGCAACTGGGCATCGGCGTGCGCGCCTCGTCCTACGGGCAGACCGCGCTGATCGCCAACGTCAGCCCGTCCGAAGCCCATCGCGGCCAGGCCTTCGAACGCTTCACCGAGAACGGCCCGCTGGCCCTGCTGCCGCTGCCGGAAAACCGCTGCGCGCTGGTCTGGACCCGCAACGGCCGTGACGCCGAGCGTCTGCGCGAGCTGTCCGACGCGGCGTTCCTTGCCGAGTTGCAGGAGGCCTTCGGCTATCGCCTCGGCGCCTTCCGTCAGGTTGGCGCGCGCTACGGCTACCCGCTGAGCCTGATCGAGGCCGAGGAACAGATTCGCCCGCACCTGGTGGTGCTGGGCAACGCCGCCCACAGCCTGCACCCGATTGCCGGGCAGGGCTTCAACCTGTCGCTGCGCGACGCCCAGGCCCTGGGCGACCAACTGTTGCAGGACGAGGCCATGCCGGGCGATTTCGCCGTACTGCAGCGCTACCTGGACGGCCAGCGCCTGGATCAGCAGATGACCGTCGGTTTCTCCGACCGCGTCACCCGCCTGTTCTCCAACGCTCAACCGCTGCTCGCCAGCGGCCGCAACCTGGGCCTGCTCGGCCTCGACCTGCTGCCGCCGGCCAAACGCTGGTTTGCCCGCCAGGCTATGGGCCTGGGCGCCCGCCCGGTGTGA
- a CDS encoding 2-octaprenyl-3-methyl-6-methoxy-1,4-benzoquinol hydroxylase: MHADLVIVGAGMVGSALALALEGSGLDILLLDGSPLSVKPFDREAPFEPRVSALSEASRRILQRLHAWDGIAARRAEPYREMQVWDGSGTGQIHFSAASVHAEVLGHIVENRVVQDALLERLHDSALGLLPGARLEQLRHSGDDWLLSLSDGREIRTPLVVAADGANSAVRRLAGCATREWDYLHHAIVTSVRCEKPHLATAWQRFTDDGPLAFLPLAKEGDAHWCSIVWSTTPERAERIMALDDDGFRAALGRTFEQRLGAIEHADRRLCIPLRQRHAKRYVEPGLALIGDAAHTIHPLAGQGVNLGFLDAAVLAEVILHAYERGENIAEERVLSRFERRRMPHNLAMMAAMEGFQRLFQADPLAVRWLRNAGLRLVDKHHEAKGMFVRQALGLSGDLPTLAQV; this comes from the coding sequence ATGCACGCGGATCTGGTAATAGTCGGGGCAGGCATGGTCGGCAGCGCGCTGGCCCTGGCCCTGGAAGGCAGCGGCCTGGACATCCTGCTGCTGGACGGCAGCCCGCTGAGCGTCAAGCCGTTCGACCGCGAGGCGCCGTTCGAGCCGCGCGTCAGTGCCTTGTCCGAGGCCAGCCGACGCATCCTCCAGCGCCTGCACGCCTGGGACGGCATCGCCGCGCGGCGTGCCGAACCCTACCGCGAGATGCAGGTGTGGGACGGCTCCGGCACCGGGCAGATCCACTTCAGCGCCGCCAGCGTGCACGCCGAAGTGCTCGGCCATATCGTCGAGAACCGCGTGGTGCAGGATGCCCTGCTGGAGCGCCTGCACGACTCCGCCCTCGGCCTGCTGCCCGGCGCGCGCCTGGAGCAACTGCGCCACTCCGGCGACGACTGGCTGCTGAGCCTTTCCGATGGTCGCGAGATCCGCACGCCGCTGGTGGTTGCCGCCGACGGCGCCAACTCCGCCGTGCGCCGCCTGGCCGGCTGCGCCACCCGCGAGTGGGATTACCTGCACCACGCCATCGTCACCAGCGTGCGCTGCGAAAAGCCGCACCTGGCCACCGCCTGGCAACGCTTCACCGACGACGGCCCGCTGGCCTTCCTGCCACTGGCGAAGGAGGGGGACGCGCACTGGTGCTCGATCGTCTGGTCGACCACCCCGGAGCGGGCCGAACGGATCATGGCGTTGGACGACGATGGCTTCCGTGCCGCGCTGGGGCGGACCTTCGAGCAGCGCCTGGGCGCCATCGAGCACGCCGACCGCCGCCTGTGCATTCCGCTGCGCCAGCGCCATGCCAAGCGCTACGTGGAGCCGGGGCTGGCGCTGATCGGCGATGCCGCGCACACCATCCACCCGCTGGCCGGGCAGGGCGTGAACCTCGGCTTCCTCGATGCCGCGGTGCTTGCCGAGGTGATCCTGCATGCCTACGAGCGCGGCGAGAACATCGCCGAAGAGCGTGTGCTGAGTCGCTTCGAGCGCCGCCGGATGCCGCACAACCTGGCGATGATGGCGGCGATGGAAGGCTTCCAACGCCTGTTCCAGGCCGATCCGCTGGCGGTGCGCTGGCTGCGCAATGCCGGGTTGCGGCTGGTGGACAAGCATCATGAGGCCAAGGGGATGTTCGTGCGGCAGGCGCTGGGGCTATCGGGCGATCTGCCGACGTTGGCGCAGGTCTGA
- a CDS encoding Fe(3+) ABC transporter substrate-binding protein has translation MLMRKGLLATLMLAAIGSTAQAADEVVVYSSRIDELIKPVFDAYTEKTGVKIKFITDKEAPLMARIKAEGANTPADLLLTVDAGNLWQAEKMGILQPFDSPVLDANIPPQYRSGTDSWTGLSLRARTIAYSTQRVKPEELSTYEALADKQWEGRLCLRTAKKVYNQSLTATLIETHGEQKTEEILKGWVNNLATDVFSDDTALLQAIAAGQCDVGIVNTYYFGRLHQEKPDLPVKLFWPNQGDRGVHVNLSGIGLTKHAPHPEAAKKLVEWMTGPDAQSLFAGINQEFPANPKVAPSQEVAAWGAFKADSIPVEVAGKRQAEAIKLMDRAGWN, from the coding sequence ATGCTCATGCGCAAAGGTCTTCTCGCCACCCTCATGCTGGCCGCCATCGGTAGCACCGCCCAGGCCGCCGACGAAGTGGTGGTCTACTCCTCGCGCATCGACGAGCTGATCAAGCCGGTGTTCGACGCCTACACCGAGAAGACCGGGGTGAAGATCAAGTTCATCACCGACAAGGAAGCGCCGCTGATGGCGCGGATCAAGGCCGAAGGCGCCAACACTCCGGCCGATCTGCTGCTCACCGTGGACGCCGGCAACCTCTGGCAGGCCGAGAAGATGGGCATCCTGCAGCCCTTCGACTCGCCGGTGCTGGATGCCAACATCCCGCCGCAATACCGCTCCGGCACCGACAGCTGGACCGGCCTGTCGCTGCGCGCGCGCACCATCGCCTACTCCACCCAGCGGGTGAAGCCCGAGGAGCTGAGCACCTACGAGGCCCTGGCCGACAAGCAATGGGAAGGCCGCCTGTGCCTGCGCACGGCGAAGAAGGTCTACAACCAGTCACTGACCGCCACCCTGATCGAAACCCACGGCGAGCAGAAGACCGAGGAAATCCTCAAGGGCTGGGTGAACAACCTGGCCACCGACGTGTTCTCCGACGATACCGCGCTGCTCCAGGCCATCGCCGCCGGCCAGTGCGACGTCGGCATCGTCAACACCTACTACTTCGGCCGCCTGCACCAGGAGAAGCCGGACCTGCCGGTGAAGCTGTTCTGGCCGAACCAGGGCGACCGTGGCGTGCACGTCAACCTGTCGGGCATCGGTCTGACCAAGCATGCGCCGCACCCGGAAGCCGCCAAGAAACTGGTGGAGTGGATGACCGGCCCGGACGCTCAGTCGCTGTTCGCCGGCATCAACCAGGAGTTCCCGGCCAACCCGAAGGTGGCGCCGTCGCAGGAAGTGGCGGCCTGGGGCGCGTTCAAGGCCGACAGCATTCCGGTGGAAGTCGCCGGCAAGCGCCAGGCCGAGGCGATCAAGCTGATGGACCGCGCCGGCTGGAATTGA
- a CDS encoding ABC transporter permease: protein MAHPAPRRWYPITFAVAALVLLPISVLLLSWAEIDREIWSHLWQTQLPRLLGNTLILVGGVGVGVTVLGVSLAWLTSLCEFPGRRWLDWALMLPFAVPAYVLAFVFVGLLDFAGPVQTLLREWFGSGLRLPRVRSTGGVIIVLVLVFYPYVYLLARTAFLAQGRGLTEAARVLGLSPWAAFWRVALPMARPAIGAGLALAIMETLADFGTVSVFNFDTFTTAVYKTWYGFYSLSSATQLASLLLLFVMLVLLGERYSRGRSSAPSERPRGAALYRLQGLKAFAATAWCLLVFACAFVIPVLQLLAWCWQKGRFDLDERYWGLILHSLYLGGLAALVTVAVALLLAFACRLSPTPAVRSAVGLANLGYALPGSVLAVAIMLAFSWLDNHAVIPLSTALGGTGKPLLLGSLGALLMAYLIRFMAVAHGPLEGALARIRPSLPEASRSLGVGGTELFFRVYLPLLLPGTLSAALLVFVDVLKEMPATLLMRPFGWDTLAVRVFEMTSEGEWARAALPALTLVLVGLFPVIGLIRRSARPAGSASR, encoded by the coding sequence GTGGCCCATCCCGCCCCCCGCCGCTGGTATCCCATCACCTTTGCCGTCGCCGCCCTGGTGTTGCTGCCGATCAGCGTCCTGCTGCTGAGCTGGGCGGAGATCGACCGGGAAATCTGGTCCCACCTGTGGCAAACCCAGCTGCCGCGCTTGCTCGGCAACACGCTGATCCTGGTCGGTGGCGTGGGTGTGGGCGTGACCGTGCTGGGTGTCAGCCTGGCCTGGCTCACCAGCCTCTGCGAGTTTCCCGGGCGGCGCTGGCTGGACTGGGCGCTGATGCTGCCCTTCGCGGTGCCGGCCTACGTGCTGGCATTCGTCTTCGTCGGCCTGCTGGATTTCGCCGGCCCCGTGCAGACGCTGCTGCGCGAGTGGTTCGGCAGCGGCCTGCGCTTGCCTCGGGTGCGTTCCACCGGCGGGGTGATCATCGTCCTGGTGCTGGTGTTCTACCCCTATGTCTACCTGCTGGCGCGCACCGCGTTCCTCGCCCAGGGGCGTGGCCTGACCGAGGCGGCGCGGGTGCTCGGGCTGTCGCCCTGGGCGGCGTTCTGGCGTGTCGCCCTGCCGATGGCGCGGCCGGCCATCGGCGCCGGCCTGGCGCTGGCGATCATGGAAACCCTGGCGGATTTCGGCACCGTCTCGGTGTTCAACTTCGATACCTTCACCACCGCCGTATACAAGACCTGGTACGGCTTCTACAGCCTCTCCAGCGCCACCCAACTGGCCAGCCTGCTGTTGCTGTTCGTCATGCTGGTGCTGCTGGGCGAGCGCTACAGCCGGGGACGATCGAGCGCGCCCAGCGAGCGGCCGCGTGGTGCGGCACTGTATCGCCTGCAGGGGCTCAAGGCGTTCGCCGCGACGGCCTGGTGCCTGCTGGTGTTCGCCTGCGCCTTCGTCATTCCGGTGCTGCAGTTGCTGGCCTGGTGCTGGCAGAAGGGCCGTTTCGATCTCGACGAACGCTACTGGGGCCTGATCCTGCACAGTCTCTACCTGGGCGGCCTGGCCGCGCTGGTAACGGTGGCGGTGGCGCTGCTGCTGGCCTTCGCCTGCCGCCTGTCGCCCACTCCGGCGGTGCGTTCGGCGGTGGGCCTGGCGAACCTGGGCTACGCGCTGCCCGGCTCGGTGCTGGCGGTGGCGATCATGCTGGCCTTCAGTTGGCTCGACAACCACGCGGTGATCCCGCTGTCCACGGCCCTGGGCGGTACCGGCAAGCCGTTGCTGCTGGGCAGCCTCGGCGCGCTGCTGATGGCCTACCTGATCCGTTTCATGGCCGTGGCCCACGGCCCGCTGGAGGGCGCCCTGGCGCGTATCCGTCCGTCGCTGCCGGAGGCGTCGCGCAGCCTCGGGGTGGGCGGTACGGAGCTGTTCTTCCGGGTCTATCTGCCGTTGCTGCTGCCGGGGACGTTGAGCGCCGCGTTGCTGGTGTTCGTCGACGTGCTCAAGGAAATGCCGGCCACCCTGCTGATGCGTCCCTTCGGCTGGGATACCCTGGCCGTCCGGGTCTTCGAAATGACCAGCGAAGGCGAGTGGGCGCGCGCCGCGCTGCCGGCGCTGACGCTGGTGCTGGTAGGACTGTTCCCGGTCATCGGCCTGATTCGTCGTTCCGCACGACCGGCCGGTTCCGCCAGTCGCTGA
- the gcvT gene encoding glycine cleavage system aminomethyltransferase GcvT yields MGQRTPLYDLHVALGAKIVDFGGWDMPLHYGSQVEEHHQVRRDCGVFDVSHMTVVDVTGPQAKEYLQRLLANDVERLQVPGKALYSGMLNERGGVVDDLIVYLGVYGYRVVVNASTRDKDMAWMQAHTEGFDVTLTERADLAMLAVQGPNAREKTAELVTPSRAALIRELKPFQGKADGDWFIARTGYTGEDGLEIMLPAAEAPGFLNDLVGAGISPAGLGARDTLRLEAGMNLYGQDMDEEITPLAANMGWTIAWEPAERDFIGRQALQAQKAAGDAPKLVGLVLEERGVLRAHQVVRVAGVGEGEITSGSFSPTLGKSIALARVPSTTGDRAEVEIRGKWYPVRVVQPNFVRHGKALI; encoded by the coding sequence ATGGGACAGCGCACACCGCTCTATGATTTGCACGTCGCCCTTGGCGCCAAGATCGTCGATTTCGGCGGCTGGGACATGCCGCTGCACTACGGTTCGCAAGTCGAAGAGCACCACCAGGTACGTCGCGATTGCGGCGTGTTCGACGTTTCCCACATGACCGTGGTCGACGTCACCGGTCCGCAGGCCAAGGAATACCTGCAACGACTCCTGGCCAACGACGTCGAACGACTTCAGGTTCCGGGCAAGGCGCTGTACAGCGGCATGCTCAACGAACGTGGCGGGGTGGTCGACGACCTGATCGTCTACCTTGGCGTGTACGGCTACCGCGTGGTGGTCAATGCCTCCACCCGCGACAAGGACATGGCCTGGATGCAGGCCCATACCGAAGGCTTCGACGTCACCCTGACCGAGCGCGCGGACCTCGCCATGCTCGCCGTGCAGGGCCCGAACGCCCGCGAGAAGACCGCCGAGCTGGTCACTCCCTCGCGCGCCGCGCTGATCCGTGAGCTCAAGCCCTTCCAGGGCAAGGCCGACGGTGACTGGTTCATCGCCCGCACCGGCTATACCGGCGAGGACGGTCTGGAAATCATGCTGCCGGCCGCCGAGGCGCCGGGCTTCCTCAACGACCTGGTCGGCGCCGGCATTTCCCCGGCGGGCCTGGGCGCGCGCGACACCCTGCGCCTTGAGGCCGGTATGAACCTGTATGGCCAGGACATGGACGAAGAGATCACCCCGCTGGCCGCCAACATGGGCTGGACCATCGCCTGGGAACCGGCCGAGCGCGACTTCATCGGCCGCCAGGCACTGCAAGCGCAGAAGGCTGCGGGCGATGCGCCCAAGCTGGTCGGCCTGGTGCTGGAAGAGCGCGGCGTGCTGCGCGCGCACCAGGTGGTCCGCGTGGCCGGCGTCGGCGAAGGCGAGATCACCAGCGGCAGCTTCTCCCCGACGCTGGGCAAATCCATCGCCCTCGCCCGCGTGCCGTCAACCACCGGCGACCGAGCCGAGGTGGAAATCCGTGGCAAGTGGTACCCGGTTCGCGTCGTTCAGCCGAATTTCGTGCGTCATGGCAAAGCCCTGATCTAA
- the gcvH gene encoding glycine cleavage system protein GcvH, which translates to MSNIPADLRYAASHEWARLEADGTVTVGISDHAQEALGDVVFVELPELGKTLAAGQEAGVVESVKAASDIYAPVGGEVIAVNDVLADTPEEVNNDPYGSWFFKLKPSNPAELDKLLDAAGYRAASDADA; encoded by the coding sequence ATGAGCAATATCCCCGCCGACCTGCGTTACGCCGCCAGCCACGAGTGGGCGCGCCTGGAAGCCGACGGTACTGTGACCGTGGGCATCTCCGACCATGCCCAGGAAGCCCTGGGCGACGTGGTCTTCGTCGAACTGCCGGAACTGGGCAAGACCCTCGCCGCCGGCCAGGAAGCCGGTGTCGTCGAGTCGGTGAAGGCCGCTTCGGACATCTATGCCCCGGTGGGCGGCGAAGTCATCGCCGTCAACGACGTGCTGGCCGACACCCCGGAAGAAGTGAACAACGACCCGTACGGTTCCTGGTTCTTCAAGCTCAAGCCGAGCAACCCGGCCGAGCTGGACAAGCTGCTCGACGCCGCCGGCTACCGCGCTGCCAGCGACGCCGACGCGTAA